The genomic stretch GTGTAATACCTAACTACCCGTCAGTGTAGACGAATGAGACTAGATGCATGCGTGTATAAAAAAAACACGTCAATACGTGACTGCGCTGCTTGCAATTCCTCTggaaaataacttttttttctctccttatTTTAACTTTTGTGAATGAATATGTAAAATGACAGTTTCGTCTCGTAGTAGTTGGAGACCTGTATGTTCTTCCTCCGGCCATTTCCTTTTTTCagttttatatatatgtattggAGACGGTTGTAACACCTCAGGTGTTAATCCTAGGATTAGTGAACCTCATTAGAGCATAATAAGCATTATGAATTTAAACTGTGCCTAATTGCTTAAATAAGCATTATGAAGTTAAAATAAGCATTATGGCATTGCATTGCTTAAACACCTCCTAATTGTTGTTTACTTGTCCAAATACAACTTTATGAAGTAACTCAAAATTTTGCTGTGCCTCCTGTTATTTAATTTAATACTAGATTCTAAATTATGAATTTACAGAATTTCCTTAATTTTTGGATGATGTTTGATAGGGCTAAAAATTCAGTGAAGCTTAAATTCAActattttccttttcaaattcTGTGCAAACCAGTTGAGCTCTGCCTTTGGTTACAGTTTCTTTttgttctttgtgattttatttttaaatgGGTATTTTTGGGAGTTTTTTTATCAGCTCTAGCTTGCTCATTGGAAGAGGGAAAGATATTTTCAGAAAAATGGCGCGGTGCCACATGTCATTgcctctcttctccctcctccctttcctccgtcgctgccgctgccgccgtgtaAGGCTCGCCGCCACGCGCCGGCGTCCGCACCCGCAGGGCCCCAACCCTCCACGCGCCAGCTCTCTCTCTGTCTCGCTGCGCTAAGGCCATGAGTGGCCGTACCGCGCGTGCCACGGCCGTCCTCTGATGGCCAGCGCCGCCGTGCCCGAACGACGGCTGCCGCGATGTCAAGCAGACCAACTCGCCGTCCTTTCCTTAACTCATCGCCAAGCCATCCTCACCCCACTGTCGCTCGACCTTATCTTCTCAAAGCCGCTGGCCTCCTTCCTTcaccctccttctccctctcactTCCACTCCCCACGGCCAAAACCAAAAACAACCGAGCCGAGCAAGCAGCTCCCACCCGCCGGCCAAATCCGCCTAGTCCACTCCACCATTTTCCAATCCACGCCGCCCACAGCTATCTACCCGTCTCAGCTACCTCCACCACTACCTATTTCCCGTCTCCATCGGCCAGAGCGCCGGGGGTtgccgccacccgccaccaccTACCTCACCGTCGACGCCCACCTTACCAGCCTCCTCTTCGTCAACCAACAACAAAAAACGAGCTTTTGGTGAGCCCCTGGTAGTGATGCGCCCTCTATTTCATGGAGATAGGCTAGTTGCCGCGCTCGATTATGAGCTCGCCGCCGGAGTGCCGCCACCGCTAGCCGCGGGTTAGGCTATGGTTAGGGTTCCGGGGAAAGAAGTAGGGGAGGAGGTGAGACAGGTGATGGGGAAGGCGAGGGGTAGTCAACGGGGTGGGAAAAGCCGCCACCGTGCCGGCGTGgctgcaccgccaccgccggccatgCACGCTTGCGGGCGAGCGTGAGAAGGAAGCAGGCCAGGGTGCTGTGTGTGAGAGAAATAGAAGTTCCAGGGGGTTTCCGTTAAATCTTGGGTTTAAGTTCTAAGGTGGAAAAGTTCAAGGGGCCTAATTAAAATATCTGGAGGTTTTAGCGTAAAAGGAAGGGCTGATATGTGATTAAAGTTTGTTTTTGAGGGCTTATTTGAAAATGTACTTTTTTCTTTTcgtctttatttttatttgaaaagggctgaaattttggaaatccctataaaattgtagaaaaagGGTAGAATGCAAACTAAAAATTTTTATACTTCTCATGCAATCTAGTTTAATATAAAAATGACGTTGTGCCTGTTTCTGTTATCAATATTTTCATATATTTTATCATGTGAAAACCATGTTTAATGCttagtaaattgtagaaaaatacaaaaatggtaaaattaGTTTTGTTAGCTTCCTGGTGATGCGTAGACTCTAGATCTCCAACTTTAACTCATGAAAATGGTAGTCTCCATGTAGTTTTAGATTCACTTCCGTTTTGTTGAATGAATCTTGGTAAATGCTTGTAAAATTCTATAAACAATCTAAAAATGCAATGTAAATTCTTTTGTATCTCTGACGACCTTTTTTACTTACGAAAATTACTTATTCTGGTTAATAGTATGTTTTTGATGTTGAATAAAATGTATGTTTTTTAATGCCCTTTAATTGGAATCAATAGCTCTAGTGTTTATAAAATCTTGATAAAttctaattaatccatattAGTTTTTAAAACTATTTTGAGAAGTTTGTAGAACAAAATTATTGACAAGACTATAGTTATAGTTCATTCTTCATATCTGCAGTTTTAtcatgtttgatttttaataCATTTTGTGGTAGTCCAATCATGCTGAACTTTCTACAGTAAATTTGTGGTGTGATGAGAAAGCTCATGTACATCAGTCATGTTGATATACCAATAGATGATTCctgaacatttattcatgttgagAGTTGGTTTATTTATTAAAGATAATTGCTACTAGAATTACAGGTCAATGAATTATTCTTTATGCTCTTTATCAATAGTATATTCATCTTTGAAAAGTTCACTAGCGAAACCGTTATATTTACTTGCGTGTGTCATTTATTGAGTCTCTAGCATGTTGTCACCATAGCTTCATGCATGAACACCTTAGTAGTTCTTGGTTTATATAAATCATGTTCTTGTGTAGATAGCAATGCACTTTTATGCTCTACTTTGAACTTTTAATCttgtatgattgagttgctgcacTCTTTAAACTTGATTCTATGCTTGTGTCATCGCTTTTCATTTAGCTCACACATATGCATTGTCATGTAGATAATCCGCTAGCCGACAGTATTTATGAACTAATTGCTAGGCCCGAGAGTGAGCCGCTCGAAGCTTCCCCAGTTGAAGAACCGCAAGCCCCGAACCAAAGTTCGGAAGAGCTCAAAGCTTGGGTTGAAGGCAAGCACCTGAGCATGACccctaatttcaaaactatgcaattatctTACTTAAGTAATTACCTTATGCATTAAgtttctaggagttgaatgaaaccttagcTGCATGATCCCTAGGACTCCCATGTTCAAATACTAGTATGTATAGGTCGATCGAAATCCCATGCTTAATTAAGatggtagaagtcgagtgattatctgtcactcgcgagataTAGGCTCTTTACTAGTCATGGTTAAAATCCAGAATTAATGTGAACATGAGAAAAGTTGGAGACCGGGTGGAGATATAAATGGTGTTGGTTATTGTTTTTGGTGGCCCTCTTCTTGTGTCAATTAAGGCCTGTTCGTTGTGGCCCCCTTTTGATCAAGTTTGAACTGTACTATCCATATGCCGgaagtaagaggtagttgaaaTTGGTAAAATCTAGTACCATATTGCGTGATGGTAGATTGAATTCGGTCCTGTTTCATATTCGTGTGCTAGTCAGTAACTCACGGCAAGCTCGGGGAGGTACTGGTGGGAATTAGTACTCGAGGGTCGCCGGGTGGCTCAAATGCTATTGCTCTTTAAGGGAACCATTTGCCATATGCGGCTCGACGGGGTATGCATATGTCTTGTGtctaggtccaccttgcaaggttataaaTCAAATCGATTCGCCACCGCTCTCAGTTAAGATAACCTTGATCACTGAGTCACAacgtagtaagaagtggaatgaaagaAATTGAGAACGATGATTATGTTGTTATTTAATCAATTATTTTTCAATGCTGAAAAGTTTGGAATGTGAtgctcacttagaatggttagTTCAACTTCAATTTGAAGGCTAAAACTTGAtagtaaggatccactcttagttactttttggcaaaacaaactcCTCAGCCAAAAGCCTCGCATCCTAGGAGTCGactaagtatataccatagtcgggtaagtcttgctgagtattagtatactcaatcTTGCTTTATTGTTTACTTTCAGGTCTTAGTGGGGAAGAAGTGATAGAACTGGTTGCTGGTCAATCTTGGGATGGCTGTCCTTTGCCTGAAgggtggtcggttgagtggtCCTTGGCCTCGTCTTGAGGTGGTTTCATGTTGGATGACATGTTGTTGGGCTACCCATGTCGTATGTATCTTCCTTCGCACTTTATCGTTTAGACTTCCACTGTGTTTTATTTAAGAACTCCAGCTTGtaatctatttatttatttcgaACTCAGTTTGTAAATTAAGTTTGGAAACTCTATGTTGTAAAATGAATGCCATGTTGTATTGTCTGCGCTCATCTTGGTGTGAGATTTGTTGCATATTATTTCGATCAATGGAATAAGTGGTTAAATTGGGCTTGACCTGACAGACTATCAAGTTATACCGTTTTAAGTGCGTATTGACCAGATTAATCATTAAGAGGATGGTTAGCACACTTAAGCTAGTTTTAGTAGTTGGATGGCTCTCATCattttcaagcactctaaaattttCTGTTATATATATACTTCATTCGGTAAGAAAAATATGGAGTATGCATCAAGTAACATCACCATAAAGCACCGAAATAGAACAGAAGCATACGACTAAAAGAAGATATTAATAATATGTTGGAGACAACCTGGGGTATGTTTAACTTACCTGAtgaagatatttaaagctgatCTTATGGTGATTTGTTCAGTAGTTCCACCTTTAATTTAGTGTCATCTCGGAACGCGCCAATTGAAAAAATATAGGTAGAAAATGCCATGTGTGTTGCAAAAGACGGTCATTTGGATGCATGTATAGAAAAATAGCACAACAAAGCAAAATAATAGGGTGAAACCTTTTATTTAACACTACAAAAGTTCAAAGTTGATggttatttttttatgaaaggGAGCCATAAGCTTGTTTCTTTTGTATGCTTGAAATCCCTTGAAGTTCCATATGTCGTTATAACTTCAAAGAGGTTTTTATCGGTAGAGTCACATGCCCCATTCATTCAAAAAAGGGGTTATTATTGTTACAAACTCGAGTTCTTCGAAGAGGATTGCTCAAACAAGCGATACCGAGCATCTACCATCTATTCAAACATGAGCTTGAATTTAGCTACCTAGTTCAGTGTGATTCCTTCTGCTATTAGGTGATCTCCAAAGTTATGCTTTGTTTAAAAacacttctttcttttttcccacaaattatttatatatgttcATCCGCCGCAAAACCTTAGGCAAACATACACATAAACCTACAAATGCCAGCTGAGGGTGTTTTTTGGGCAAGAGAGAAAACAATACGTGGGACAAAAGAGAGGTGGGATCACTCCATTCTAACTAGAATTTTGGTTTTGACGTTCTTGGaacaaaagaaacataaaaCCTTCCACACTCTTAGAACAAAttatatcaaaaaaaaaagaagaagaaatcatCAACTGCATGGTTCACTAACCCCTGCGCGAGATGTCATGTTCTTGGTATGTAGACATCAAAGACCATTTAACCGTTGTGCAGCACACCATCTAGTCTCAGTAAAAACATTCCTATACATAACACACTACGCTTGTTGATATATGTACACTTGTCGCTTGTTATCAACGTCCGCACGTCACTTTGGTCTGAAAGGAAAAGGACATTACAGTCCACATCTATCTGAACGCGCAAAAATTAAATACATGAATATCCCATGGATTCACAGCTATGAAAATCATACCACCCCAGCTAACAACAGATCAGGAGTCGTACAAGGAGCAAGCCTCCAAAACTTGAGCCGAGCTGAACATTCCTCGGTATGGAACCTACGACGAACCAGTAAAACCCGGGGCCCCACATCGTTAGAATCAACCGCACTGCCTCCTCCTCACCTGGCCTGGTCACAGACACATGGGCCCCATGTGGTGGCAGCCCACTAGGCCGAGCCCCGGGCCCACCAGCACTACACGCGCTCTGTCCGCTCCACCCCGACCCGAGCCGCCGCCTCCGGGGCGGCCCCACGCGCCCCCGCGTCGCCGACAAGTGGGCCCCACCATCTGTCCACCCCCCGCGTCGCCGGCCTGCCGGCCGCCTCCCCACCGGTGCACGGCGCTGCAGGCACGGGCGCATTgacgcgcggcggccgcggcgatgcCCGTGAGCCCGGGCCCACGTGAAAGCGGCCCGCGACGGCTGGGCGTGGGCCCCACATCCCCACCTCTAGTAGTCTAAAACTCGCCCCCGCGCACGCCCCGATGCGCCAGTTTCCTCTGGCTTCTATTCTTCTCCACCCCCGCTTGCTCGCCGTCGTGCTCTCGTGGGTTGGTCAACCCCCTCCCCAAGCAATTCCGCGAGCACCTCGCgcgcgtcgccgcccacccACATGGCCGCGCGGTCGCCGCCCGCGGCCCGCTGCTAGACGCCtcgcgcgcccgccgcggcctcccGGCTGCTGGTGCTACCATGTTCCTCCTCCCGCGGCAGTGGCTGCTGCTCCTCGCGGCGGTGctagcgacggcggcggccgtggcgcgggGGCAGGCGCCGCTGGCGTCGCGGGCGGACCTGGGGGGGCTCTACAGCCTTCGCGCCTCCCTGGGGCTGCGGGCGCGGGACTGGCCGCTCAAGTCGGACCCCTGCGCGGCGTGGTCGGGCGTcgcctgccgcgccggccgcgtcgtGAACGTCACCGTCGCGGGGCTCCGCCGCACGCGCCTCGCCGCCCTGGCCCCGCGCCTCGCGCTCGACGGGCTCCGGAACCTCACCGCGCTCGAGCGCTTCAACGCCTCCGGGTTCCCGCTGCCCGGGGAGATCCCCGACTGGTTCGGCTCGAGCCTCCCGCCCTCGCTCGCCGTGCTCGacctctcctccgccgcggtCAATGGGACGCTCCCCGCCAATCTCGGCGCGTCGGGGAACCTCACGATCGTGCTCCTGTCCGGGAACGGCCTCTCGGGTGCCGTCCCGGCGCCGTTGCTCTCCGACAGAGGACCTCGCGTCCTCGACCTCTCCCGCAACAACTTCACCGGCGGGCTGCCCAACGtttccgccgtcgccggcggcgcgtcgaTGTTTAACATCTCCGGGAATTCGCTGTACGGCGTGGCCGGCTATGCCATTGCGGCGCTGAGGAGAAGGTTTCAGGTCGTCGACGTGTCCAGCAACTACTTGGATGGAGCTTTGAACGGGTCCGATGGAGTAGTGATTACCACGACGAATTGCTTCCACGGCGTGCCGGGTCAGCGCAGCCGTGTGGATTGCGAGGAGTTTTACAGGAAGCAGGGCGTGAACCTTGTTGATGCTCCAGCTCCCTCGCCGTTGCCGTCGGCTTCGCCTCTGCCACAGCCATCACCGGAGGTGAAGAGGAAGAAGCAGGGTATCTCCAAAAATGTACTCATTGGAGTCCTTGTAGCTGCGGGAGCATTGATGGTTCTGTTTTTGGCTGTATTGCTGTTctgcttggtgaagatgagCAGCAGGGGAAGAAGCAGAGGGAGGGGAGTGGAGATAAACGAGGAAGGTACTGGCACACGCTCTGCGCGTAGGAGGGACAGCAGTGTGAATCCAGTGGCGTCATCTCCATCAGCAGTTTCTCCAAGAGCCAATGGTGGACCTAAAAAGGATGTGTCTGCCATTGCCGGTGATTTCAGCTATGAGGAATTGGTAGATGCCACTGGGGGTTTCGGTGACGACAAGCTCATCAAGCATGGGCATTCAGGAGATATCTATCACGGTGTCTTGGAGAATGGCTCACATGTCATTGTTAAGAAGGTCGGTTCAAAGGGTATCAACAAGCATGCTAGTGAATTGGACTTCTATTCGAGGTACTCCCATGACAGGATTGTTCCGCTACTCGGGTATTTGAGCAAGGATGATGAGGAATTCCTGGCTTACAAGTATATGCCAAAGGGAGACTTGACCGATGCATTGCACAAGAAACCTGTAGACACTGCAGATGGCTTGCCCTCGCTGGATTGGATAACTAGACTGAAGATTGCGACTGGTGTGGCTGAGGCAATGTGCTTCCTTCATGACGAGTGTAGCCCACCATTAGTTCACAGGTATGCCTTTCTATATGATCCAGGCATCTACTTTTTCCATTTGGTACTGTGGCGCTATGCTGTTGTTGCTTGGTACAGACCTAATATTCAAAAAATTAGTCATCCATGTACTAGTTTTTATTTTGTCCCAATACTTAGACTCTTAGATCATAGTCTAGAAAACCATGGAAGGTCCAGATGCCTTCCTTTTCAGCATCTTGTTGGCAAATTAAGGAGACAGTTACATCAAAGACCACAAAAGAGGTAGGAACAGTGAAGAAGTATCTAATCTTATGAGATAATTTACATCtttagttttataattgttGTGGGTCCCCTTTGTTGCTTTTATGATGGCACCAATGCATTTCATGTTATCGAGGCACTGTTgctgaagaaaatgaatttCTCTATGCTTCAGTCTTTTGTTTGTGAATCACTTGCTAGTGTGAAGAGGATCTCAGGCCTGTAGACTGACCATGGTCTGTCTCTGTATATTGACTAGAAACAACCCagtgtaaaaaaaacattttggtATGATTTGTCGTTTTCTTGTAATTCTTTATGTTGGAAAAGAAGTATTGCTAGTATGTATGACTATCTCAACTCATTTATGCATTATTCTGGAACGGCATGCTCTTTCCTTTTACTAAAGTCTAGAACAAGTATACCATGGCATTCAGTCTCTATCACAGAATTACATTTGCATTTGACAAAATTTACCTTTGTGTTATGCGGATGTCATCAATCATTCAATGAATCTTTGTTTAAAGTATGTTAACATAACTAGAAGTAGCCTTCTTTTGTTCCTCCTACAATTTTTGTTTGACTAATAACTTTTACTTGTATCACCTTGGCTTGTCTATCCTATCAGTAGGTGAGTTCAAGTTTTCTTAGTTTACAGGAATACCTCCAGTTTCATGCATGGTGCTCAATGCctgtattttcctttatgtcATTGTTGACATCTGATTTATTGAGTACTCATTTCTTTATTGCGATTGCAGAGATATCCAAGCAAGCAGTGTCCTTCTTGATGATAAATACGAAGTGCGACTTGGGAGTATGAGTGACATATGCGCCCAGCAAAGTGGGGGAAGCCAGAATGTCTTCTCTCGGATATTGAGATCGTCAAAGTAAGATTACCTttcacttttctttccttttcatgTAGCACACAAGAGAACAATATTCTCATTAAATGGCTgaattttatgtttttttagttTGCTTTGATTTTTATTGGTGTTAGTATGTAGGCAGTGTTGATTTGGGTACTGAAATGCACTCATAAAAGGCATAGTAAAATAAACATCACCTTTATTCTTACATATAGGTTAGTTTACTTAAGTTGTCTTTGTAGGCTCCGTTGAATGTATTGTGGTTGAGATGTCTACCCAATACGTGATGTTACCATCGCTAGTTGAGTGGGAGTAGTTAAATGATACATGAACATGTTGTTGGTGATATTGCACTGAATTTCAGATAACCTAAGGAATCTGGTTTTCAGGCATGTATTGGTTTATTGTTGGTGACTGGTAGTTGGTAGTTCACTGTCTTGTGCTGCTACTGTGTGTAGTTGAGCAAACTCCAACCTTGTGTGTGCCTGAGACCATTTGTGTTTTCCTCTGAAGTTGGTAACTGACCTTTGGTATCTGACGCTTTGTTGTGGCAGGTCTCTCGACAAGCACACATCAGGTTCGTAAATGTTCCACATCTGCTGCTCCTTTTTGTAATCCATGTTCATATGAACAAACTCTGGAAAATTTGTCAACGAAAAACtcctaaaaaaaaaattctcctcTACCTTGCATGACAGGTCCACCGGCCACTTGCTCCTACGACGT from Setaria italica strain Yugu1 chromosome II, Setaria_italica_v2.0, whole genome shotgun sequence encodes the following:
- the LOC101778453 gene encoding probable LRR receptor-like serine/threonine-protein kinase At2g16250: MFLLPRQWLLLLAAVLATAAAVARGQAPLASRADLGGLYSLRASLGLRARDWPLKSDPCAAWSGVACRAGRVVNVTVAGLRRTRLAALAPRLALDGLRNLTALERFNASGFPLPGEIPDWFGSSLPPSLAVLDLSSAAVNGTLPANLGASGNLTIVLLSGNGLSGAVPAPLLSDRGPRVLDLSRNNFTGGLPNVSAVAGGASMFNISGNSLYGVAGYAIAALRRRFQVVDVSSNYLDGALNGSDGVVITTTNCFHGVPGQRSRVDCEEFYRKQGVNLVDAPAPSPLPSASPLPQPSPEVKRKKQGISKNVLIGVLVAAGALMVLFLAVLLFCLVKMSSRGRSRGRGVEINEEGTGTRSARRRDSSVNPVASSPSAVSPRANGGPKKDVSAIAGDFSYEELVDATGGFGDDKLIKHGHSGDIYHGVLENGSHVIVKKVGSKGINKHASELDFYSRYSHDRIVPLLGYLSKDDEEFLAYKYMPKGDLTDALHKKPVDTADGLPSLDWITRLKIATGVAEAMCFLHDECSPPLVHRDIQASSVLLDDKYEVRLGSMSDICAQQSGGSQNVFSRILRSSKSLDKHTSGPPATCSYDVLCFGKVLLELVTGNFGISGSNDAASEEWLANTLNQINGGDKASVTSIIDPLLLVDEDHQEEVWAAAIIAKACLSAKPSRRPSARHVLRALESPLRVVRQSSSSRSDSARLRSSSSRSSWQSVFLQGNNHRVQSLDRRHSVRSHGSGGEASFSFSFKRAVAAAPEVAPEPVAAALDEEAVVV